A window from Equus caballus isolate H_3958 breed thoroughbred chromosome 8, TB-T2T, whole genome shotgun sequence encodes these proteins:
- the DIABLO gene encoding diablo IAP-binding mitochondrial protein isoform X2, with amino-acid sequence MRRAVSLVTDSTSTFLSQTTYALIEAITEYTKAVYTLISLYRQYTSLLGKMNSQEEDEVWQVIIGARVEMTSKQQEYLKLETTWMTAVGLSEMAAEAAYQTGADQASITARNHIQLVKSQVQEVRQLSQKAETKLAEAQTEELRQKTQGEGDERAETEEEAYLRED; translated from the exons ATGAGGAGGGCTGTGTCTTTGGTAACAGACAGCACCTCTACCTTTCTCTCTCAGACCACGTATGCATTGATTGAAGCAATCACTGAATATACTAAG GCTGTTTATACCTTAATTTCTCTGTACCGACAATATACAAGTTTACTTGGGAAAATGAATTCACAGGAGGAAGATGAAGTATGGCAGGTGATCATAGGAGCCAGAGTTGAG ATGACTTCAAAACAACAAGAATACTTGAAGCTGGAAACCACATGGATGACTGCAGTTGGTCTCTCAGAGATGGCAGCAGAAGCTGCATACCAAACTG GAGCAGATCAGGCCTCTATAACTGCCAGGAACCATATTCAGCTGGTGAAATCGCAGGTGCAGGAGGTGCGCCAGCTCTCCCAGAAAGCAGAAACCAAGTTGGCAGAAGCACAGACAGAAGAACTTCGTCAGAAAACACAGGGGGAAGGGGACGAGAGGGctgagacagaggaggaggcctACCTGCGTGAGGATTGA
- the DIABLO gene encoding diablo IAP-binding mitochondrial protein isoform X1 — protein MGPAPLKRRPCHAPPLTARRHFRRVRLASARRRMAALRSWVSRSVASLVRYRQCVPVAANFRKRCFSELIRPWHKTVAVGFGVTLCAVPIAQKSEPHSLSNDALMRRAVSLVTDSTSTFLSQTTYALIEAITEYTKAVYTLISLYRQYTSLLGKMNSQEEDEVWQVIIGARVEMTSKQQEYLKLETTWMTAVGLSEMAAEAAYQTGADQASITARNHIQLVKSQVQEVRQLSQKAETKLAEAQTEELRQKTQGEGDERAETEEEAYLRED, from the exons atgggaccagccccactcAAGCGGCGGCCATGCCACGCCCCCCCGCTCACGGCGCGGCGTCACTTCCGGCGTGTGCGTCTGGCATCCGCCCGTCGCAGGATGGCGGCTCTGAGGAGTTGGGTGTCGCGGAGCGTAGCCTCCCTGGTCAG ATACAGACAGTGTGTTCCCGTCGCGGCTAACTTCAGGAAGCGCTGTTTCTCAGAATTGATAAGACCATGGCACAAAACTGTGGCAGTTGGATTTGGTGTAACCCTGTGTGCAGTTCCTATTGCACAG AAATCGGAGCCTCATTCTCTTAGTAACGATGCATTAATGAGGAGGGCTGTGTCTTTGGTAACAGACAGCACCTCTACCTTTCTCTCTCAGACCACGTATGCATTGATTGAAGCAATCACTGAATATACTAAG GCTGTTTATACCTTAATTTCTCTGTACCGACAATATACAAGTTTACTTGGGAAAATGAATTCACAGGAGGAAGATGAAGTATGGCAGGTGATCATAGGAGCCAGAGTTGAG ATGACTTCAAAACAACAAGAATACTTGAAGCTGGAAACCACATGGATGACTGCAGTTGGTCTCTCAGAGATGGCAGCAGAAGCTGCATACCAAACTG GAGCAGATCAGGCCTCTATAACTGCCAGGAACCATATTCAGCTGGTGAAATCGCAGGTGCAGGAGGTGCGCCAGCTCTCCCAGAAAGCAGAAACCAAGTTGGCAGAAGCACAGACAGAAGAACTTCGTCAGAAAACACAGGGGGAAGGGGACGAGAGGGctgagacagaggaggaggcctACCTGCGTGAGGATTGA
- the LOC138915214 gene encoding uncharacterized protein — MPASSTIHVLQLLRELLAFVLLSYTVLIGALLLAGWTTYFLVLK; from the coding sequence ATGCCGGCCTCGTCCACCATCCACGTGCTGCAGCTGCTGCGGGAGCTGCTGGCCTTCGTGCTCCTCAGCTACACGGTGCTCATCGGGGCGCTGCTGCTGGCCGGCTGGACCACCTACTTCCTGGTGCTGAAGTGA